The following coding sequences lie in one Streptomyces albofaciens JCM 4342 genomic window:
- a CDS encoding HAD family hydrolase — protein sequence MTSAHPTEHAPDAGRRGPSAVLFDAAGTLFAVHPPFCELIVAHAVRSGAPCTLGAVERAVAHVGGTAGWPDDQPDPASRRAAWAEFVTSILAEAGIGREEAGRRRTGRSVAEVIVEPRNYRVFPDVPEVLAGLAASGTAVGIVSNFDDLLFDILRCTRLDAAFPVVVTSYRSGVSKPDPRIFHQALSAMKADPGSACYVGDSVYSDMGGARAAGLRGILIDRDGTHHDYTGTRITSLLGLPALLNPESRADSQR from the coding sequence ATGACATCCGCACACCCCACCGAGCACGCCCCCGACGCGGGGCGACGCGGCCCGTCGGCCGTCCTCTTCGACGCCGCGGGCACCCTCTTCGCCGTCCACCCGCCGTTCTGCGAGTTGATAGTGGCCCACGCGGTGCGCTCGGGAGCCCCGTGCACCCTAGGCGCGGTGGAGCGCGCCGTCGCGCACGTCGGCGGCACCGCCGGCTGGCCGGACGACCAGCCCGACCCGGCGAGCCGGCGAGCCGCGTGGGCGGAGTTCGTGACGTCGATCCTGGCGGAGGCGGGCATCGGCCGGGAGGAAGCCGGCCGGCGCCGCACCGGGCGTTCCGTCGCGGAGGTGATCGTGGAGCCCCGCAACTACCGGGTCTTCCCCGACGTGCCCGAGGTCCTCGCCGGGCTGGCGGCGTCCGGGACGGCCGTGGGCATCGTCTCCAACTTCGACGACCTGCTCTTCGACATCCTCCGCTGCACACGCCTGGACGCCGCGTTCCCCGTGGTCGTCACCTCCTACCGATCGGGTGTGTCCAAACCCGATCCCCGGATCTTCCACCAGGCCCTCAGCGCCATGAAGGCCGACCCCGGCTCCGCCTGCTACGTCGGCGACTCCGTCTACTCCGACATGGGCGGGGCACGGGCCGCCGGACTGCGCGGAATCCTCATCGACCGCGACGGCACCCATCACGACTACACCGGCACGAGAATCACGTCACTTCTGGGCCTGCCCGCACTCCTGAATCCGGAAAGCAGGGCCGACAGCCAGAGGTGA
- a CDS encoding peptidogalycan biosysnthesis protein, producing MKVERYERIRHAAAGGAEPLLRSGLEHSLPWLEAEEGRVAPFQNYLLARGRDGTPTALATCYPIRHTSAHRAYAAWEVLLGAPTEALVEALPPGAAHDDAVNTLAKLRAGLPATATDALAVVTPGSVRPGVLTARDAVPVRELDALVSAVEDLSAELSLPVVEFAHVRGDAEGRRLHRVLRARGYTAVTTGADAVLDARFTSLETYFARFRSNRRKTLRKERSRFLAQAPEVRLQGPEGLTPCLVALQLARYRAYGHDTDADAVRDRFSRAARIPGLKVLRADGSDGPLGFVAFYEDPRARRLVPRLGAFTRDVPSCYFNLSYYELIAYAARIGGMSIHYGDSTYGAKTLRGCRLVRLTTYLRAADPALHHQLDEAARLRTTLEENQMRAAEDMAGS from the coding sequence ATGAAGGTCGAACGGTACGAACGGATCCGGCACGCCGCGGCCGGGGGCGCCGAGCCGCTGCTCAGGTCCGGACTCGAACACTCCCTGCCCTGGCTGGAGGCCGAGGAAGGACGGGTCGCCCCTTTCCAGAACTACCTGCTCGCCCGCGGCCGGGACGGCACCCCCACGGCACTGGCCACCTGCTACCCGATCCGTCACACGTCCGCACACCGCGCCTACGCGGCCTGGGAAGTGCTGCTGGGCGCTCCCACCGAAGCTCTGGTGGAGGCCCTGCCGCCGGGCGCGGCCCATGACGACGCCGTGAATACGCTGGCCAAGCTGCGCGCCGGCCTGCCTGCCACGGCGACGGACGCCCTGGCCGTGGTCACCCCGGGCTCCGTACGGCCCGGTGTCCTCACCGCGCGGGACGCCGTACCCGTCCGCGAACTCGACGCCCTAGTCTCGGCGGTGGAGGACCTGTCCGCCGAACTCTCCCTGCCGGTCGTGGAATTCGCGCATGTCCGTGGCGACGCCGAAGGCCGGCGGCTGCACAGGGTCCTGCGGGCACGCGGGTACACCGCGGTGACCACTGGGGCCGACGCCGTGCTGGACGCGCGGTTCACCAGCCTGGAGACGTACTTCGCCCGCTTCCGCAGCAATCGGCGCAAGACGCTGCGCAAAGAACGGAGCCGCTTCCTCGCCCAGGCTCCCGAGGTGCGCCTCCAGGGACCCGAGGGCCTGACTCCCTGCCTGGTCGCCCTTCAGCTGGCCCGCTACCGGGCGTACGGCCATGACACCGACGCAGACGCCGTCCGCGACCGGTTCTCCCGCGCGGCGAGGATTCCCGGGCTGAAGGTGCTGCGTGCGGACGGCAGCGACGGCCCGCTCGGCTTCGTCGCGTTCTACGAAGACCCGCGTGCCCGCCGGCTGGTGCCACGTCTGGGCGCCTTCACGCGGGACGTACCTTCCTGCTACTTCAACCTCAGCTACTACGAACTCATCGCCTACGCGGCGCGCATCGGCGGCATGAGCATCCATTACGGAGACTCCACGTACGGCGCGAAGACGCTCCGGGGCTGCCGCCTGGTGCGGCTCACCACCTACCTGCGCGCCGCCGACCCGGCCCTCCACCACCAGCTCGATGAAGCGGCGCGGCTGCGCACGACTTTGGAGGAGAACCAGATGCGTGCCGCAGAAGACATGGCAGGGAGCTGA